From the genome of Azospira restricta, one region includes:
- a CDS encoding SixA phosphatase family protein has product MDLLLWRHAEAEDGDDDFARALTGRGEKQAKAVARWLRQHLPRHLRIVASPTVRTRQTAEALDLPFEIERRIGPGAQPADLLAAAGWPSARGAVLLVGHQPGLGQLASLLLAGQESEWTIKKGALWWLTRRIREGEPQTVLRTVVSPDFLAGSK; this is encoded by the coding sequence ATGGATCTGCTGCTGTGGCGCCACGCCGAGGCCGAGGACGGCGACGACGACTTCGCGCGCGCGCTCACCGGGCGCGGCGAGAAGCAGGCGAAGGCGGTCGCGCGCTGGCTGCGCCAGCACCTGCCGCGCCACCTGCGCATCGTCGCCAGCCCGACCGTGCGCACGCGGCAGACCGCCGAGGCGCTCGACCTGCCGTTCGAGATCGAGCGCAGGATCGGGCCCGGCGCGCAGCCCGCCGACCTGCTCGCCGCCGCCGGCTGGCCGTCGGCACGCGGCGCCGTGCTGCTGGTCGGCCACCAGCCCGGCCTCGGCCAGCTCGCCTCGCTGCTGCTCGCCGGCCAGGAGTCGGAATGGACGATCAAGAAGGGGGCGCTGTGGTGGCTGACGCGGCGCATCCGCGAAGGCGAGCCGCAGACCGTGCTGCGCACCGTCGTCTCCCCCGACTTTCTCGCCGGCAGCAAGTAA
- a CDS encoding substrate-binding domain-containing protein: MRTGTPHGSFLPRLGWRAWTLACLAACLGAVGSVSAQSPLALDDMRRQVAAASTPRPPWDGPRAGPAGLRGKTIAILAEDLRNGGILGVAQGVREAAKVLDWQVKVFDAAGTPAGRAKAAADSLAARPDGIVLVGADARAMQPHLAPVAARGIPVVGWHVGPVAGPVADSAVAFNVSTDPLLVARITAMAAVVGANGRAGVVIFTDSNFGIAMAKAEAMAEVIRACKECSLLEIRDVAISGSAQAMPAVTRDLLARHGKRWTHALAINDIYFDYAVPELIRAGVSGEALQLLSAGDGSAAAFLRIQARAFQTGTVAEPLNLHGWQLADELNRLMARQAPSNYVVPVHLVTADNIAHDGGPRLLYDPDNGYREIYRSIWKR, translated from the coding sequence ATGCGTACCGGTACACCTCATGGCTCTTTCCTTCCCCGTCTCGGTTGGCGCGCGTGGACGCTGGCGTGTCTTGCCGCGTGCCTGGGGGCGGTTGGTTCGGTGAGCGCCCAGTCGCCGCTTGCGCTCGACGACATGCGGCGGCAGGTCGCGGCGGCGAGCACGCCGCGCCCGCCCTGGGATGGCCCGCGCGCCGGCCCCGCCGGCCTGCGCGGAAAGACGATCGCCATCCTTGCCGAAGACCTGCGCAACGGTGGCATCCTCGGCGTGGCGCAGGGCGTGCGCGAGGCGGCCAAGGTGCTCGACTGGCAGGTCAAGGTATTCGACGCTGCCGGCACGCCGGCCGGCCGTGCCAAGGCGGCGGCTGATTCCCTCGCGGCGCGTCCCGATGGCATCGTGCTGGTCGGTGCCGACGCGCGTGCGATGCAGCCGCATCTGGCGCCGGTCGCGGCGCGCGGCATCCCCGTCGTCGGCTGGCATGTCGGGCCCGTTGCCGGTCCGGTAGCTGACAGCGCGGTGGCCTTCAACGTGTCGACCGATCCGCTGCTGGTCGCCCGCATCACCGCCATGGCGGCCGTGGTCGGCGCCAACGGGCGCGCCGGGGTGGTGATCTTCACCGATTCGAATTTCGGCATCGCGATGGCCAAGGCCGAGGCCATGGCCGAGGTGATCCGCGCCTGCAAGGAATGCAGCCTGCTCGAAATTCGCGACGTGGCCATCTCCGGCAGCGCCCAGGCGATGCCGGCGGTGACCCGCGACCTGCTGGCCCGCCACGGAAAACGCTGGACCCATGCGCTGGCGATCAACGACATCTATTTCGACTACGCGGTGCCCGAGTTGATCCGTGCCGGCGTGTCCGGCGAGGCGCTGCAACTGCTCTCGGCCGGCGACGGCAGTGCGGCGGCCTTCCTGCGCATCCAGGCGCGTGCCTTCCAGACCGGAACCGTCGCCGAGCCGCTCAACCTGCATGGCTGGCAGTTGGCGGACGAGTTGAACCGACTGATGGCGCGGCAGGCACCGAGCAACTACGTGGTGCCGGTGCATCTGGTGACCGCCGACAACATCGCCCATGACGGCGGCCCGCGCCTGCTGTACGACCCCGACAACGGCTACCGCGAGATTTACCGGAGCATCTGGAAGCGTTGA
- a CDS encoding response regulator: MHSAPIFPGSLPSAPSRRRTPWQDDLLAQMLARHAGKRILIADASPADRHRLFDLLRDARLELDFALDGADAVTRASDAPPCAILINPRLPVMDGLTASRVLRSLPFGRQLPIIAVSDEVLDDVSVRCFVAGIDDIVAKPLVADALHRCLLRWLDRRAVAAAPVWGAPARRTG, translated from the coding sequence ATGCACAGCGCACCGATCTTCCCGGGGAGCCTCCCGTCGGCCCCGTCCCGCCGGCGGACACCGTGGCAGGACGACCTGCTCGCGCAGATGCTGGCCCGTCATGCCGGCAAGCGCATCCTGATCGCCGACGCCAGCCCGGCCGACCGTCACCGCCTCTTCGATCTGCTCCGCGATGCCCGCCTCGAGCTCGATTTCGCGCTCGACGGCGCCGATGCGGTGACGCGCGCCAGCGACGCGCCGCCCTGCGCGATCCTGATCAACCCGCGGCTGCCGGTGATGGACGGGCTGACTGCCAGCCGCGTGCTGCGCAGCCTGCCTTTCGGCCGCCAGCTGCCGATCATCGCCGTCTCCGACGAGGTGCTCGACGACGTCAGCGTGCGCTGCTTCGTCGCCGGCATCGACGACATCGTCGCCAAGCCGCTGGTCGCCGACGCGCTGCATCGCTGCCTGCTGCGCTGGCTGGACCGGCGGGCGGTGGCCGCCGCACCGGTCTGGGGGGCGCCCGCCCGCCGCACCGGCTGA
- a CDS encoding FKBP-type peptidyl-prolyl cis-trans isomerase, with the protein MAAHAGAPEKTASGLVYESLKDGSGTQASPQATVQVHYRGTLADGSEFDSSYKRGQPAAFPLNRVIPCWTEGVSKMKEGGKAKLTCPPEIAYGSRGAGSAVPPNATLTFEVELLKVAR; encoded by the coding sequence ATGGCCGCCCACGCCGGCGCGCCGGAGAAGACCGCTTCCGGGCTGGTCTATGAATCGCTGAAGGACGGCAGCGGCACGCAGGCGTCGCCGCAGGCCACGGTCCAGGTGCATTACCGCGGCACGCTGGCCGACGGCAGCGAGTTCGACAGCTCGTACAAGCGCGGCCAGCCGGCGGCGTTCCCGCTCAACCGGGTGATCCCGTGCTGGACCGAAGGCGTGTCGAAGATGAAGGAAGGCGGCAAGGCCAAGCTGACCTGCCCGCCGGAGATCGCCTACGGCTCGCGCGGCGCCGGCTCGGCGGTGCCGCCGAACGCGACGCTGACCTTCGAGGTGGAGCTGCTCAAGGTCGCGCGCTGA
- a CDS encoding GGDEF domain-containing protein, with protein MNPCIENEQDELARIVREGLLQPVFQPIVDFRARALLGYEALIRGPLHSPLQRPDVLFSAARAAGLGLDLEHACREASLRAFARLQLPGRLFLNISPGALLDERLMNGTTRTLLGELGIAANRLVIELTENEQITDLPGIHEALLHYRGRGFQIAIDDLGEGFANLRMWSEIRPEFVKIDKHFVHGIADDRIKYHFVRAMQDLGEICNAALIAEGIERVEDFECIRDMGIACGQGYFIARPDKAPARQLPAEIAGVLERHRVTLSPTALHAGRTRTARLLLRAIEPVASGASNECVFARFEADASLEVLPVVDGARPIGLINRHSMVDRFARPFQKELFGRKSCHQFMDPSPLVVDQNATIPELAMMLSVAPRHYLFDGFIITGDGGRYLGIGSSHDLMAMITEMQISAARYANPLTQLPGNVPINEHIDRMLATGNGFVVAYLDIDNFKPYNDTFGYRRGDDVIQLLGQLICEAVDGRQDFVGHIGGDDFFVVFQSADWEARSWAIVERFAEAMATMADDELHALGGYMAENRRGELVFQALPTLSIGVVRVAPGEYESHREVAAAAATAKKQAKKLAKQAAADQGAVRGSAHGAVFVERRRAGGDTAAPRLN; from the coding sequence ATGAACCCGTGCATCGAAAACGAGCAGGACGAGCTCGCCCGCATCGTCCGCGAAGGGCTGCTGCAGCCCGTGTTCCAGCCGATCGTCGATTTCCGCGCGCGCGCGCTGCTCGGCTACGAGGCGCTGATCCGCGGCCCGCTGCACTCGCCGCTGCAGCGCCCCGACGTGCTCTTTTCCGCTGCCCGCGCCGCCGGCCTCGGCCTCGATCTCGAGCACGCCTGCCGCGAGGCCAGCCTGCGCGCCTTCGCCCGCCTGCAACTGCCCGGCCGCCTGTTCCTCAACATTTCGCCGGGCGCGCTGCTGGACGAACGGCTGATGAACGGCACCACCCGCACGCTGCTCGGCGAGCTCGGCATCGCCGCCAACCGCCTGGTCATCGAGCTCACCGAGAACGAGCAGATCACCGACCTGCCCGGCATCCACGAGGCGCTGCTGCACTACCGCGGGCGCGGCTTCCAGATCGCCATCGACGATCTCGGCGAGGGCTTCGCCAACCTGCGCATGTGGTCCGAGATCCGCCCCGAGTTCGTCAAGATCGACAAGCACTTCGTGCACGGCATCGCCGACGACCGCATCAAGTACCACTTCGTGCGCGCGATGCAGGACCTCGGCGAGATCTGCAACGCCGCGCTGATCGCCGAGGGCATCGAGCGCGTCGAGGACTTCGAGTGCATCCGCGACATGGGCATCGCCTGCGGCCAGGGCTACTTCATCGCCCGCCCGGACAAGGCGCCGGCGCGGCAGCTGCCGGCGGAGATCGCCGGCGTCCTCGAGCGCCACCGCGTCACGCTGTCGCCGACCGCGCTGCACGCCGGGCGCACGCGCACCGCGCGCCTCTTGCTGCGTGCGATCGAGCCGGTGGCGAGCGGCGCCAGCAACGAATGCGTGTTCGCGCGCTTCGAGGCCGATGCCTCGCTCGAAGTGCTGCCGGTGGTCGACGGCGCGCGCCCGATCGGGCTGATCAACCGCCACAGCATGGTCGACCGCTTCGCGCGGCCGTTCCAGAAGGAGCTGTTCGGACGCAAGTCCTGCCACCAGTTCATGGACCCGTCGCCGCTGGTCGTCGACCAGAACGCGACGATTCCCGAGCTGGCGATGATGCTGTCGGTGGCGCCGCGCCACTACCTGTTCGACGGCTTCATCATCACCGGCGACGGCGGCCGCTACCTCGGCATCGGCAGCAGCCACGACCTGATGGCGATGATCACCGAGATGCAGATCAGCGCCGCGCGTTACGCCAACCCGCTGACGCAGCTGCCCGGCAACGTGCCGATCAACGAGCACATCGACCGCATGCTGGCGACCGGCAACGGCTTCGTCGTCGCCTACCTCGACATCGACAACTTCAAGCCCTACAACGACACCTTCGGCTACCGGCGCGGCGACGACGTGATCCAGCTGCTCGGGCAGCTGATCTGCGAGGCGGTCGACGGCCGCCAGGATTTCGTCGGCCACATCGGCGGCGACGATTTCTTCGTCGTCTTCCAGAGCGCCGACTGGGAGGCGCGTAGCTGGGCGATCGTCGAGCGCTTCGCCGAGGCGATGGCGACGATGGCCGACGACGAACTGCACGCGCTCGGCGGCTACATGGCCGAGAACCGGCGCGGCGAGCTGGTCTTCCAGGCGCTGCCGACGCTGTCGATCGGCGTCGTGCGCGTCGCCCCGGGCGAGTACGAGTCGCATCGCGAGGTCGCTGCCGCCGCGGCGACGGCGAAGAAGCAGGCGAAGAAACTGGCCAAGCAGGCCGCCGCCGACCAGGGCGCGGTGCGCGGCAGCGCGCACGGCGCCGTCTTCGTCGAGCGCCGGCGCGCCGGCGGCGACACCGCCGCTCCCCGCCTCAACTGA
- a CDS encoding M48 family metalloprotease → MIPFASLARSLERNRVSRRQALWLLGAGCLAGAFSGCATSPVTGESILVGMSEADERSVDARVSPHQFSRDLGAVQDAALNRYLGEVGNRLDDTTHRPTMPYSYRALNANYVNAYTFPGGAVGVTRGILVELDDEAELAALLGHELGHVNARHAAQQQGRSLLAQAAVAGVNLAARDARWGSVIGLGSQVGASALLSGYSRDDEREADALGQEYMVRGGYPAAGMVRLQQLLVDQEREAPGIVQTMFSTHPMSRERRDTAQQLAETRYAASRGRDPQRARFMDSTAGLRQLKPTIDDLKRGETAMAKKDYRSAEADFASAVKRTPQDYAANLRMAQCLQATGRGRQALDYADSARRIYPQEAQAHKVAGVLALELRDPAQAFQRLDEYDRLLPGDAGVTFLKGVSLEGLGERRAAAQHYNAFLRQNAQGDAAQYAYLRLKGWGYLR, encoded by the coding sequence ATGATTCCCTTCGCCTCGCTCGCCCGTAGCCTCGAACGCAACCGCGTCAGCCGCCGCCAGGCGCTGTGGCTGCTCGGCGCCGGCTGCCTGGCCGGCGCTTTCTCCGGCTGCGCCACCTCGCCGGTGACCGGCGAGTCGATCCTGGTCGGCATGAGCGAGGCCGACGAGCGCAGCGTCGACGCCCGCGTCTCGCCGCACCAGTTCTCGCGCGACCTCGGCGCGGTGCAGGACGCGGCGCTCAACCGCTACCTCGGCGAGGTCGGCAACCGCCTCGACGACACCACGCACCGGCCGACGATGCCGTACTCCTACCGTGCGCTCAACGCCAACTACGTCAACGCCTACACTTTTCCCGGCGGCGCCGTCGGCGTCACCCGCGGCATCCTCGTCGAGCTCGACGACGAGGCCGAGCTCGCCGCGCTGCTCGGCCACGAGCTGGGCCACGTCAATGCGCGGCACGCGGCGCAGCAGCAGGGGCGCTCGCTGCTGGCGCAGGCGGCGGTCGCCGGCGTCAACCTCGCCGCCCGCGATGCGCGCTGGGGCAGCGTCATCGGCCTCGGCAGCCAGGTCGGCGCCAGCGCGCTGCTCTCCGGCTACTCGCGCGACGACGAGCGCGAGGCCGACGCCCTCGGCCAGGAATACATGGTGCGCGGCGGCTACCCGGCGGCCGGCATGGTCCGCCTGCAGCAGTTGCTGGTCGACCAGGAGCGCGAGGCGCCGGGCATCGTGCAGACGATGTTTTCCACCCACCCGATGAGCCGCGAGCGGCGCGACACCGCGCAGCAGCTGGCGGAAACGCGCTACGCGGCGAGCCGCGGGCGCGACCCGCAGCGGGCGCGCTTCATGGACAGCACCGCCGGCCTGCGCCAGCTGAAGCCGACCATCGACGACCTCAAGCGCGGCGAGACGGCGATGGCGAAGAAGGACTACCGCAGCGCCGAGGCGGATTTCGCTTCCGCCGTGAAGCGCACGCCGCAAGACTACGCCGCCAACCTGCGCATGGCGCAGTGCCTGCAGGCCACCGGCCGCGGCCGGCAGGCGCTGGACTACGCCGACAGCGCGCGCCGCATCTATCCGCAGGAGGCGCAGGCGCACAAGGTCGCCGGCGTGCTGGCGCTCGAGCTGCGCGACCCGGCGCAGGCCTTCCAGCGGCTCGACGAGTACGACCGCCTGCTCCCCGGCGATGCCGGCGTCACCTTCCTCAAGGGGGTGTCGCTCGAAGGCCTGGGCGAGCGCCGCGCCGCTGCGCAGCACTACAATGCCTTCCTGCGCCAGAACGCGCAGGGCGATGCGGCGCAGTACGCCTACCTGCGGCTGAAGGGCTGGGGCTACCTGCGCTGA
- a CDS encoding AAA family ATPase has translation MADSAKPGATPPAGKGFWLAVRKAAGRLQDWFAIQRTAVRVAVLVIAWLIPLSALYSISLNQKQAALAEQVKAMTVAGPAGEGVWTFNDQLPVVFGTGAMLNFLDTQPVERVTVIYQPLIWNLSERIVLVEVQGRQHAYYPSDLETRIFTDRAATAPWGGKLQFVPRSELGAGGRALLERLDQRFAGARPISEQGNWKAGISGFLSFALMFGLLVFLFLQLKGSFKSLKFIEPAQISGSIDDLVGMDDIKAEVAQIKDQYQRRALYAEYGIVKPFNVMFSGPAGTGKTKLASYLAKELNLPILFHSATNLETGFVGGGSNTLSRIIAMAKRRRRCIIFLDEAQDLFMKRGGRRKFDDDTANTLLSVLDGVRSRSDAEIIWIVASNFNAETMEMDEAMLRRFQMKVDFRLPNREERLAIVEHYLSLRADKVLPDLDLRHLVAVTEGRSPADLETIVNQAGISAVQAGDMIGADTLMQAAERVLVGNVNADTTDERERDRRIIAVHEWGHFLVDFEYERERTGGNWEQILADMKTIKISLKASPRNNALGFVFHKQGPNLLKTKGDIEHDVRVLLGGMANEELFFGEEGTSNGAHNDITRVTRLLHHAVGEMGMYRKTRLNYGALTGDGRDRSRNLDEETRSLMEAQSERLYGETKALLVRLMPLTEHLVERLLQAGEMSLDEALAEIRNFESGRVPRRVQQVG, from the coding sequence ATGGCAGATTCGGCGAAACCCGGCGCGACGCCGCCGGCGGGGAAAGGTTTCTGGCTCGCCGTGCGCAAGGCCGCCGGCCGCCTGCAGGACTGGTTCGCGATCCAGCGTACCGCGGTCCGCGTCGCGGTGCTGGTGATCGCCTGGCTGATCCCGCTGTCCGCGCTCTATTCGATCTCGCTCAACCAGAAGCAGGCCGCGCTCGCCGAGCAGGTCAAGGCGATGACCGTCGCCGGCCCGGCCGGCGAGGGGGTGTGGACCTTCAACGACCAGCTGCCGGTGGTGTTCGGCACCGGCGCCATGCTCAACTTCCTCGACACGCAGCCGGTCGAGCGCGTCACCGTGATCTACCAGCCGCTGATCTGGAACCTCTCCGAGCGCATCGTCCTCGTCGAGGTGCAGGGCCGGCAGCACGCCTACTACCCGAGCGACCTGGAGACGCGCATCTTCACCGATCGCGCCGCCACCGCGCCGTGGGGCGGCAAGCTGCAGTTCGTCCCGCGCAGCGAGCTCGGCGCCGGCGGCCGCGCGCTGCTCGAGCGCCTCGACCAGCGCTTCGCCGGCGCCCGCCCGATCTCCGAGCAGGGCAACTGGAAGGCCGGCATCAGCGGTTTCCTGTCGTTCGCGCTGATGTTCGGCCTGCTCGTCTTCCTCTTCCTGCAGCTGAAGGGGAGCTTCAAGTCGCTCAAGTTCATCGAGCCGGCGCAGATCAGCGGCTCGATCGACGACCTGGTCGGCATGGACGACATCAAGGCCGAGGTCGCGCAGATCAAGGACCAGTACCAGCGCCGCGCGCTCTATGCCGAGTACGGCATCGTCAAGCCGTTCAACGTCATGTTCAGCGGCCCGGCCGGCACCGGCAAGACCAAGCTCGCCAGCTACCTGGCCAAGGAGCTGAACCTGCCGATCCTGTTCCACTCGGCGACCAACCTCGAGACCGGCTTCGTCGGCGGCGGCTCGAACACGCTGTCGCGGATCATCGCCATGGCCAAGCGGCGGCGGCGCTGCATCATCTTCCTCGACGAGGCGCAGGACCTGTTCATGAAGCGCGGCGGCCGCCGCAAGTTCGACGACGACACCGCCAACACGCTGCTCTCCGTGCTCGACGGCGTGCGCAGCCGGAGCGACGCCGAGATCATCTGGATCGTCGCCAGCAACTTCAACGCCGAGACGATGGAGATGGACGAGGCGATGCTGCGCCGCTTCCAGATGAAGGTCGATTTCCGCCTGCCCAACCGCGAGGAGCGGCTGGCGATCGTCGAGCACTACCTCTCCCTGCGCGCCGACAAGGTGCTGCCCGACCTCGACCTGCGCCACCTGGTCGCGGTGACCGAGGGGCGCAGCCCGGCCGACCTCGAGACCATCGTCAACCAGGCCGGCATCAGCGCCGTCCAGGCCGGCGACATGATCGGCGCCGACACGTTGATGCAGGCCGCCGAGCGCGTGCTGGTCGGCAACGTCAATGCCGACACCACCGACGAGCGCGAGCGCGACCGGCGCATCATCGCGGTGCACGAGTGGGGCCACTTCCTGGTCGATTTCGAGTACGAGCGCGAGCGCACCGGCGGCAACTGGGAGCAGATCCTCGCCGACATGAAGACGATCAAGATCTCGCTGAAGGCCAGCCCGCGCAACAACGCGCTCGGTTTCGTCTTCCACAAGCAGGGGCCGAACCTCTTGAAGACCAAGGGCGACATCGAGCACGACGTGCGCGTGCTGCTCGGCGGCATGGCCAACGAGGAGCTGTTCTTCGGCGAGGAGGGCACCAGCAACGGCGCGCACAACGACATCACCCGCGTCACCCGGCTGCTGCACCACGCGGTCGGCGAGATGGGGATGTACCGCAAGACGCGGCTGAACTACGGCGCGCTCACCGGCGACGGCCGCGACCGTTCGCGCAACCTCGACGAGGAGACGCGCAGCCTCATGGAGGCGCAGAGCGAGCGCCTCTACGGCGAGACCAAGGCGTTGCTGGTGCGGCTGATGCCGCTCACCGAGCATCTCGTCGAGCGGCTGCTGCAGGCCGGCGAGATGAGCCTCGACGAGGCGCTCGCCGAGATCCGCAACTTCGAGAGCGGGCGCGTGCCGCGCCGCGTGCAGCAGGTGGGCTGA
- a CDS encoding ATP-binding protein, with product MAGTWFPRSLRRQFIAALSALALLILAGSLVGIHALRVSADAIRQLADERLVRLQDTQDIVRGALLVERETQRMLVAASDTEMRERYAGLLTEMDGLDRRVERLGAASDDVSVLALHQSAQLLRNTVHVVASLLEMAGARSDGGGQSPGRFRETLHTQASALVDAAHELSGRVTDDYQHAVRQLAEASRRMQQWVLALLAGSLIIAFLVSHYFLGRHVLDRLRQVSRYLRRGGEAGGEPTRIPVRGDDEIGEMARAVEQFLEDRRQLALANVALEEERARQAELIRKLAEAHSQLLHAEKMASIGQLAAGVAHEINNPVGFVNSNLGTLREYADQLLRLLSVYEAKEAELSEEARTQLQEARREADLDFLRDDLPVLLAESADGLQRVKRIVEDLKDFSRVDAAEKQFASLEQGLDSTLNVVWNELKYKAEVVKEYGGIPEIECLPAQLNQVFMNLLVNAAQAIPERGRIVLRTGRQGDEVWVEVEDNGAGIEPAHLRRLFDPFFTTKPVGQGTGLGLSLSYGIVQRHGGRIEVRSEPGAGAVFRVVLPMRMPEPG from the coding sequence ATGGCCGGCACGTGGTTTCCCCGGTCGTTGCGGCGCCAGTTCATCGCGGCGCTCAGCGCGCTGGCGCTGCTGATCCTCGCCGGCAGCCTGGTCGGCATCCACGCGCTGCGGGTTTCTGCCGACGCGATCCGGCAGCTCGCCGACGAACGCCTGGTGCGCCTGCAGGATACCCAGGACATCGTGCGCGGCGCGCTGCTGGTCGAGCGCGAAACGCAGCGGATGCTGGTCGCAGCGAGCGACACCGAGATGCGCGAGCGCTACGCCGGCCTGCTGACGGAAATGGACGGCCTCGACCGGCGGGTGGAGCGGCTCGGGGCAGCCAGCGACGATGTCTCCGTGCTGGCGCTGCATCAGTCGGCTCAGCTGCTGCGCAATACCGTGCATGTCGTCGCCAGCCTGTTGGAGATGGCCGGCGCCCGCTCGGATGGGGGTGGGCAGTCGCCGGGCCGCTTCCGCGAAACCCTGCACACCCAGGCCTCCGCGTTGGTCGACGCCGCCCATGAACTCTCCGGGCGGGTCACCGACGACTACCAGCACGCAGTGCGCCAGCTGGCCGAGGCTTCCCGGCGCATGCAGCAATGGGTGCTGGCGCTGCTTGCCGGCAGCCTGATCATCGCTTTTCTGGTTTCGCACTATTTTCTCGGTCGCCATGTGCTCGACCGACTGCGCCAGGTCAGCCGGTATCTGCGCCGCGGCGGCGAAGCCGGCGGCGAGCCGACGCGCATTCCGGTGCGGGGCGACGACGAGATCGGCGAGATGGCGCGCGCTGTCGAACAGTTTCTCGAGGATCGGCGCCAACTGGCGCTCGCCAATGTCGCGCTGGAGGAGGAACGGGCGCGTCAGGCGGAGCTGATCCGCAAGCTGGCCGAGGCCCACAGCCAGCTGCTGCACGCGGAAAAGATGGCCTCGATCGGCCAGCTCGCCGCCGGCGTTGCGCACGAAATCAACAATCCGGTGGGCTTCGTCAATTCCAATCTGGGCACCCTGCGCGAATATGCGGACCAATTGCTGCGGCTGTTGTCCGTCTACGAAGCGAAGGAGGCAGAGCTGTCGGAGGAGGCACGCACACAGCTGCAGGAAGCCAGGCGGGAGGCCGACCTCGATTTTCTCCGCGACGACCTGCCCGTGCTGCTGGCGGAATCGGCCGACGGACTGCAGCGGGTCAAGCGCATCGTCGAGGACCTCAAGGATTTCTCCCGCGTCGACGCGGCGGAAAAGCAGTTTGCCAGCCTGGAGCAGGGGCTGGACAGCACGCTCAACGTGGTCTGGAACGAACTCAAGTACAAGGCCGAGGTCGTCAAGGAATACGGCGGCATTCCCGAGATCGAATGCCTGCCCGCGCAGCTCAACCAGGTGTTCATGAACCTGCTGGTGAATGCGGCGCAGGCGATCCCCGAACGCGGGCGCATCGTGCTGCGCACCGGCCGGCAGGGCGACGAGGTCTGGGTCGAGGTGGAAGACAACGGCGCCGGCATCGAGCCCGCGCACCTGCGCCGGCTGTTCGACCCGTTCTTCACCACCAAGCCGGTCGGCCAGGGCACCGGCCTCGGCCTGTCGCTGTCCTACGGCATCGTGCAGAGACACGGCGGGCGCATCGAGGTACGGAGCGAACCGGGCGCCGGCGCGGTGTTCCGCGTGGTGCTGCCGATGCGCATGCCGGAGCCGGGGTGA
- the leuE gene encoding leucine efflux protein LeuE: MFGITDLGVFVAGTIAIILLPGPNSIYVLTVAARSGVRHGYAGALGVFVGDSLLMLLTALGAASVLQAHPLLFNAVRWVGAAYLAYLGIKLIAGAWRTVRTLRASGPLPPQQLLAALKPVAETSPLGVGRKALFISLFNPKAILFFLSFFVQFVDPAYPHPALSFLLLGAIVQVASLLYLSLLIFAGVRLAQAFAGRKRLSALLNTTVGLLFVAFGLRLAS, encoded by the coding sequence ATGTTTGGCATTACCGATCTCGGCGTCTTCGTCGCCGGCACGATCGCCATCATTCTGTTGCCCGGCCCCAATTCGATCTACGTGCTGACGGTGGCGGCGCGCAGCGGTGTGCGCCACGGCTACGCCGGCGCGCTCGGCGTCTTCGTCGGCGATTCGCTGCTGATGCTGCTCACCGCGCTCGGCGCCGCCTCGGTGCTGCAGGCCCACCCGCTGCTGTTCAACGCCGTGCGCTGGGTCGGCGCGGCCTACCTCGCCTACCTCGGCATCAAGCTGATCGCCGGCGCCTGGCGTACGGTGCGCACGCTCCGCGCGAGCGGGCCGCTGCCGCCGCAGCAGCTGCTCGCCGCGCTGAAGCCGGTGGCCGAGACCTCGCCGCTGGGCGTCGGGCGCAAGGCGCTGTTCATCAGCCTGTTCAACCCGAAGGCGATCCTCTTCTTCCTCTCCTTCTTCGTGCAGTTCGTCGATCCGGCCTACCCGCACCCGGCGCTCAGCTTCCTGCTGCTCGGTGCCATCGTGCAGGTCGCCAGCCTGCTCTACCTGAGCCTCCTGATCTTCGCCGGCGTCCGCCTGGCGCAGGCCTTCGCCGGCCGCAAGCGCCTGTCGGCGCTGCTCAACACCACGGTCGGCCTGCTCTTCGTCGCCTTCGGCCTGCGCCTGGCGAGCTGA